The Dermacentor variabilis isolate Ectoservices unplaced genomic scaffold, ASM5094787v1 scaffold_13, whole genome shotgun sequence region TCAGCGTCGTTGGCACGGCCTTGAGTGAGGGAAAGATTTGGCGAAGCTGATCCAAAGACATTACGGACCGAAGCCCGTATCCAGCAACCATTGTCGACCTAGCAAAGGGGGTCCCTTTTCTCTCGTGATGTAAAAATGCAGTTGGACCCTGTGCTCGGCGTACTGCACGGTAGCGTGAGCAACTCTGACAGGCTGGATGATGGCTCCATCGAACGTCCCCAGCTTCAGCGTCGTTGGCACGATCTtgattgagggaaacattcgtcGAAGCTGATTCAAAGACATTACGGACACAGCCAACCCGTATCCAGCAACCATGGTCGACCTTGCAAAGGGGGTCCCTTTTCTTTCGTGATGTAATAAGACAGCTGGGCCCTCTGCTCTGCGTACTGCACGGGAAAGTGAGCAACTCCGACAGGCTGGATGATGGCTCCATCGAACGTCCGCAGCTTCAGCGTCGTTGGCACGACCTTGAGTGAGGGAAATATTTGACGAAGCTGATCCAAAGACATTACGGACACAGCCCCCCTTATCCAGCGACCATTGTCAACCTAGATAAAAGGGTCCCTTTTCTCTAGTGATGTAAAAGGCAGCTGGGCCCTCTGCTCTGCCTACTGCACGGCAACGTGAGCAACTCCGACAGGCTGGATGATGGCTCCATCGAACGTCCGCAGCTTCAGCGTCGTTGGCACGACCTTGAGTGAGGGAAAGATTTGACGAAGCTGATCCAAAGACATTACAGACACAGTAGCCCCCGTTTCCACCAAGCATTGTCGACCTAGCAAAGGGGGTCCCTTTTCTCTCGTGATGTAAAAAGGCAGCTGGGCCCTCTGCTCTGCGTACTGCACGGCAACGTATGCAACTCCGACAGGCTGGATGGTGGCTCCATCGAACGTCCGCAGCTTCAGCGTCGTTGGCACGGCCTTGAGTGAGGGAAAGATTTGGCGAAGCTGATCCAAAGACATTACGGACCCAAGCCCGTATCCAGCAGCCATTGTCGACCTAGCAAAGGGGGTCCCTTTTCTCTCGTGATGTAAAAATGCAGTTGGACCCTCTGCTCGGCGTACTGCACGGCAGCGTGAGCAACTCTGACAGGCTGGATGATGGCTCCATCGAACGTCCCCAGCTTCAGCGTCGTTGGCACGATCTtgattgagggaaacattcgtcGAAGCTGATTCAAAGACATTACGGACACAGCCAACCCGTATCCAGCAACCATGGTCGACCTTGCAAAGGGGGTCCCTTTTCTTTCGTGATGTAATAAGACAGCTGGGCCCTCTGCTCTGCGTACTGCACGGGAACGTGAGCAACTCCGACAGGCTGGATGATGGCTCCATCGAACGTCCGCAGCTTCAGCGTCGTTGGCACGACCTTGAGTGAGGGAAATATTTGACGAAGCTGATCCAAAGACATTACGGACACAGCCCCCCTTATCCAGCGACCATTGTCAACCTAGATAAAAGGGTCCCTTTTCTCTAGTGATGTAAAAGGCAGCTGGGCCCTCTGCTCTGCCTACTGCACGGCAACGTGAGCAACTCCGACAGGCTGGATGATGGCTCCATCGAACGTCCGCAGCTTCAGCGTCGTTGGCACGACCTTGAGTGAGGGAAAGATTTGACGAAGCTGATCCAAAGACATTACAGACACAGTAGCCCCCGTTTCCACCAACCATTGTCGACCTAGCAAAGGGGGTCCCTTTTCTCTCGTGATGTAAAAAGGCAGCTGGGCCCTCTGCTCTGCGTACTGCATGGCAACGTGAGCAACTCCGACAGGCTGGATTATGGCTCAACCGAACGTCCGCAGCTTCAGCGTCGTTGGCACGACCTTGATTGAGGGAAACATTTGACGAAGCTGATGCAAAAGCTATTACGGTCACAGTAGCCCCCGTATCCAGCCCCATTTCCAAGGGTACGTCTTGTACTTGCAGTGAAATTTTTATCGGCTCCATACCAGGCGAAACAATTCCCTTCGCGCTAACAGAAGCTTGTACGGGACTCAACCCCTTCATCGCGTTTCGACGCGCTCCCTTCGTCACTGTCTTCTTATTAGCTTGGCACACTCTTTGAATGGGCCCTTTCTTATCACATTTGAAACAGATGACCGCAACGTTCGGGCACAGTCTGTTTGCATGTTTCGCAGATCCGCAGCGGTAGCAATTTCCCTGCATCATATGAGTTTTCCCAACCGCTCCGATTTTGGGAACGTCTGATACGATCGATTCCGAAGCGCGCTCTTCTGCAACGCCCTTTTTCGCCGCTTCTATGGCTAGCGCTCGTTCTACGGCTTTCTACAAGGTTAGCTTGTTATCCTCCGTGGATGACACGCGTTGTACCTCTTCTCGGCGCAGACCGCCGACAAACTGGTCCCGCAATGACTGATCAAGGGCGGATTCAAATTCGCATGTCTGTGCCAATTTCCGCAACTGCGCAACATATTCCGAATTGGATTCAGTCTCAAATTGTGCTCTTCTGTGAAATTTTGCGCGTTCCCTAATTACCTACGGTTTCGGTGACAAAATGGTCACCAAGAAGTCTCTTTAAAAACTCGAAACCTTTAGCTGACGGTAATTCCGGCGCGGTCAATGACTTAAGAAGACTGTACGTCTTTGGGCCTATGACACTCAAAAAAGCGTGTACCTTGTCGTCCTCGGGGATACGGTTGACCTGAAGAAACGACGACAAGCGTTCCTCGTATGACGACCAGTCGCTTGCGGACTCGTCAAAGGGCTCGATGTGTCCCAGTCGACCCACGATTTGCGTCACTGCACCCGCCGCTGCCGGGCCTTCCATTGCCATGTCAGCTTGCCGTAGAATTGGTCAGGGTCCCACCGTCGTCGCCAATGTAGTGTTTTCGCGGGGGGAAAACCGCAGCTGAaggaagaaggcgtaagcgaaaACAAACGTGGTTTATCTCATGACGGCTCGTAGTGGAATGCAGCCCGGTGGCCACTTGACTGGGCTAATATAACAAGCTGTCGCGATAGTCGTGCCGCCGCTATCGCTTTAGCGGCGATGATAACACAACAATATGtttcctgtgtgtgtgtttttattttactCAGTATGGTATCACTGGCATTTACCATTCTTTATTCTGAAAGATATTGTGCGCCAGCGTCGTAGAAAGGACGCTTTCCTGTCTGTATCTAATTCGTTTGACCTCGTAGCAAAAGTCTCGCTTTTTTTCATGGTGGGGGTAGATGCTCTTTAGGGCTTTATATTTACTATTACGACATTCCTCGTTTTCTAAATGAGAATCATTGTTATTAGAAGAACTAATCGCTCAAAAAACTCCATTTACGTAAGTATCTAATCTCAGAGTTTAAATATTCGTTGCACCATCTTCCATACTGGACGGGCTCAGCAGCATTCGAAGAGTGCGTGTCAGGTGTTGATGTTGAGGTGCGACGCACAACTTATAAAGCCTCTCTTTTTTAGAGAGTTCTCCACATTGTTTTTTCTATTCCAAGTCTTTGACTTCTTCCGGCATCGTTGTCCCAAACCAGACTGACAATTTTTTATCCGGTTTTCCTTCCTCGCGTAAATATTAATTTGCATGCCgagattttatttatttgcatcgATGTTGTTGTCCCTGTCACAAAATATCCCATGACAAAAATGCCATATATCCAATAATGTCGTAAGATGATATGAGAACAAATGTTTCATATCTGTTCTCATATGATCATACGAGATTATCGGATATGTGGCATATGTGTCATACGAGATATTTTGCTGGGATTCATATCTATTTGCGGCTATTCTTCATtatgtttttcttgtttgttaTAATTTTGTAGAATGTCTATGGTAGTTCTACCTGTGAAATCTTATGTTATTTCATGTCCAAGTGCTCCCTGAGCGTTCTTACCCAATATACTAGAAGATCACATGCTTGAAAATTGCTGTCTTAACTCATGCTTGGTATTGTTTTAATAGCTAGTACACGCGAGATTGTTTCGGAGTCTGTCAGGCTTAGTCCTCCTATGTCTCTAGGAAATTGAAGTGGTTCCGTTCTTGCAAGCGGCGGTCAATTGCTTTCCCATAAGTATGTATTTACTAACATTGTGATTCAATTTACCGCTTTACGCGGAATAATAGCCAGTCGTGCCAGAAAGAATGCGTATGCATATGCTCTTGTTTCGATGATAtctattttcttcttttagtGATTGATTCGGTGTTGCTACGCAGAAGCGCGTATGAAAACACCAAGAATGGTGTTTTCATTCTTTCTATTATTGCATTCCACATATGTGGCAACACTTTTGCTGGCTCGAAAACAACGTCCACTGCTTCTGCTTTTCGAACTATTTGGATTTCTGGCAGGAGGCCTTCAGTGTCGCTAAAATAGAACATTGCTTTTGCCTAAATTTAATCGTGTACCAGACATTGACGCACACTCGTTAAACATTATAATAAAGTAACTAAATCTTCCTCCATTTCTTATGTATATAAAAACATGAAAACATCGTGTGCATAAGGTGttactttaagaggaagctttagctcaagtgctcctatctaaatacatgtaaaaggagaattcgtttttctcggcaaccactgcaccaaatttgacgaggtttgttgcatttaaaagacaaacttaaaatctagtgactgttggtttcgaatttttgagttagattgtcaattttttgttaaaaattggcaaaaatcggaaattttcaaaaaacgaaactatcaagtttacaactctgtaacttaaccactaaaaatgataatacaattctgtgaattgaatctaatagtacatctaaagcggacaaaattgatatgttacacataaatataaaaaaatttaatcatagggaaatacaacttttgcaaaaccgttgtagccaacgtaacaaattcatgtaagatgtaagatgacatattgaatttgtccgctttcaatgatctattgaatgccgtttacagagccGTGATATCAGTTCTttatgcaaagctatgaatttgtaaacttcgtgattctatttttttcaaacggtcaaatatttcaaaatcgttttaagaaaattcaagccctaaatcgaaattccgcttccaacagtcactagaatttaactttctctttcaaatgcgacaaatttcatcaaaatcggtccaggagttatctcataaaaacctttttgcgttttacatgtatttgaataggccgcgtcggagttgggcccgagctaaagcttcctcttaaagggagta contains the following coding sequences:
- the LOC142566715 gene encoding uncharacterized protein LOC142566715; amino-acid sequence: MAMEGPAAAGAVTQIVGRLGHIEPFDESASDWSSYEERLSSFLQVNRIPEDDKQDMEDGQPIATSAAGWRLVTGQEKVLSAYRRRADVRTNESAGHIQLKSRRR